The proteins below are encoded in one region of Apostichopus japonicus isolate 1M-3 chromosome 4, ASM3797524v1, whole genome shotgun sequence:
- the LOC139966635 gene encoding uncharacterized protein has translation MSRDSHATRRTERYYARFPNTASEGNQRLANVERFLELVKQLHAHYHHQLDTALVSTHKFNKCQKYFVRALRTLAPDYKNLMSLSQFEELIKTADTETTRDLDDDDDFAMSLIELFLFNIQNFRLLRHYVKMNILSTLKQLPQSLETDSQRRVREDVEVLLSSWGILLALDTDLQRLEHPNKGDITDSFKDEHERNYFEGVLSLMPKLIDLANKMDFVLTKYYLKTSLNSV, from the exons ATGTCCCGAGATTCACACGCTACTCGGCGTACGGAGAGGTACTACGCTCGCTTTCCAAACACAGCCTCTGAAG gTAATCAAAGACTCGCCAATGTGGAACGGTTCTTGGAACTTGTGAAGCAACTTCATGCCCATTACCACCACCAACTAGACACAGCTTTAGTTTCGACCCATAAGtttaataaatgtcaaaaatattttgtacGAGCTTTACGTACACTAGCTCCAGATTACAAAAACCTTATGTCTCTATCCCAATTTGAGGAGCTGATCAAAACGGCTGATACCGAGACTACGAGAGACctcgatgacgatgacgatttCGCTATGAGTTTGATTGAGTTGTTTCTGTTCAACATACAAAACTTTCGATTACTTCGTCACTACGTTAAAATGAATATCCTCTCTACATTGAAACAACTTCCACAGTCATTGGAGACTGACTCCCAGAGACGGGTGAGAGAAGATGTGGAGGTTCTCCTTAGTTCCTGGGGTATCTTACTGGCCTTAGACACCGATCTCCAAAGACTGGAACATCCAAACAAAggtgacatcacagattcaTTCAAAGACGAACATGAGAGGAATTATTTCGAAGGAGTTTTAAGCTTGATGCCAAAACTTATCGATCTTGCCAACAAAATGGATTTtgtattaacaaaatattaccTGAAGACTTCACTCAATTCAGTATAA
- the LOC139966637 gene encoding gamma-glutamylaminecyclotransferase-like: MHRLFVYGTLKRGQPNHDRMNDSKLGISKFIGSGQTKQAFPLVIAGPFNVPYCVAKEGLGKPVRGDLYEVDDTLLAHLDTMERIPVHYQRLTRTICLDTEVGGDSNQTEVEAFVYQLCDYKQFVLNLPFYHDYDSLGTHGLVYVPFNVRDKSRSCDEILEKGSSK; the protein is encoded by the exons ATGCACAGACTTTTTGTTTACGGGACCCTTAAGAGGGGCCAGCCTAACCATGATCGAATGAACGACAGCAAGCTTGGTATATCAAAGTTTATTGGCAGCGGTCAGACCAAGCAAGCATTCCCATTAGTCATAGCTGGACCTTTCAATGTTCCTTACTGTGTGGCAAAGGAAGGACTTGGCAAG CCAGTGAGAGGAGATTTGTACGAAGTCGACGATACGTTACTTGCCCATTTGGACACCATGGAGCGTATACCGGTACATTACCAACGACTGACTAGGACGATTTGTCTGGATACAGAGGTGGGAGGCGACTCGAACCAAACAGAGGTGGAGGCATTCGTTTACCAACTCTGCGACTACAAGCAGTTTGTATTAAACCTGCCCTTCTATCATGACTATGATAGCCTTGGCACTCACGGCTTAGTGTATGTGCCTTTTAATGTCAGGGACAAATCGAGATCTTGTGATGAAATATTGGAAAAAGGCTCTTCCAAGTAG
- the LOC139966629 gene encoding carnosine N-methyltransferase-like, protein MSATITKQPEQLKRKVTEEDEEEAQHFARVVGAFNYYKTYGYDRVKRAEKNYEKLSEKHKELLPEFLSHLAEIKHCIDHNNEVVKVMIQYTADMFENRESYGLDKGMLRVTGFDMEKVKTTLKQFVRDWSVDGKIERDACYSPIIREIEDLFPVNGISRSSISVLVPGAGLGRLAFEIARKGYISQGNEFSLFMLIASNFVLNRSPSEECFTIFPWLNNFNNLKCLKDQIRGVKFPDVNPSSLPEDSSFSMIAGDFLDVYTSPACWDCVATCYFIDTAHNVIEYIETIFKILKPGGYWINLGPLLYHFENFPDEPSIELSYEVLKQVIAKCGFHMLKEETDVPSSYLQDQTSMMKYEYDCVFFVCQKPVNASNGDSSSRDDEVS, encoded by the exons ATGTCTGCGACCATAACCAAACAGCCAGAACAGTTGAAAAGAAAAGTCAccgaagaagatgaagaagaagccCAGCATTTTGCGAGAGTCGTTGGAGCATTCAATTACTACAA GACCTACGGGTATGACAGAGTTAAACGTGCGGAGAAGAATTACGAGAAATTGTCAGAGAAACACAAAGAACTGCTCCCAGAATTTCTTTCTCATCTAGCTGAAATCAAACATTGCATTGACCATAATAATGAAGTTGTCAAAGTTATGATACAGTACACTGCTGATATGTTTGAAAACAGAGAGTCATAT GGTTTGGACAAGGGGATGCTTCGAGTTACTGGCTTTGACATGGAAAAAGTCAAAACAACACTGAAACAGTTTGTCAGGGATTGGAGTGTAGATGGGAAAATCGAAAGAGATGCTTGTTACTCACCAATCATAAGAGAAATCGAAGACCTTTTCCCTGTGAATGGAAT ATCCCGGTCGTCGATTTCAGTTCTCGTTCCTGGTGCTGGTCTAGGAAGGTTGGCCTTTGAGATAGCCAGGAAAGGATATATAAGTCAAGGAAATGAATTCAGCTTGTTCATGCTCATAGCATCAAATTTTGTACTCAACAG GTCACCAAGCGAAGAATGTTTTACAATTTTCCCCTGGCTCAAtaatttcaacaatttaaaatgtttaaaggaCCAAATAAGAGGAGTTAAATTCCCAGATGTCAATCCCTCCAGTCTTCCAGAAGACTCGTCTTTCTCTATGATCGCTGGAGATTTCTTAGATGTGTACACAAGTCCAG CATGCTGGGACTGTGTAGCGACATGTTACTTTATCGACACGGCTCACAATGTCATCGAATATATTGAAACAATATTCAAAATTCTGAAACCTGGCGGGTACTGGATCAATCTAG GTCCGTTACTTTATCACTTTGAGAATTTCCCAGACGAGCCTTCCATCGAACTTAGCTATGAAGTCCTGAAACAAGTCATCGCGAAGTGTGGCTTTCATATGCTG AAAGAAGAAACTGACGTACCCTCCTCATATCTTCAGGATCAGACCTCTATGATGAAGTACGAATACGATTGCGTCTTCTTTGTCTGCCAGAAACCAGTGAATGCCTCAAACGGCGACAGTAGTAGTAGAGACGACGAAGTCAGCTAA